Below is a genomic region from Acidobacteriota bacterium.
ACGAAGTAGCTCTTCATCTCGCGTTGCCATATTGCCAGGATATTTTGCATTTCAGGCCTCTTGGATGAACCGGGGAATTACTCCTGGGTGGTCAGGTTGATGAAGACGTCCTCGAGGCTCAGCGACACGGCCCTGAGCTCGAGCAGCCCCCACCCGGCGTCGACGATCTGCCGGGCCAGGACGCGGCGCAGGTCGCTCCCGAGGCGGCACTCCACGCTGCAGGTCGAAACCTGGTCCCTGACCTCGGCCTGCACGGCCAGCACCCCGTCGACGGCGAGGATTTTTTCCCGGACGGCGTCGGCGGGGCCTTCGACCGTGAGGCTGATCCTTTCCGCCCCCTTCATCTGGTGCGCCAGCCCCTCGGGGGTGTCCTGGGCGACCACCTTCCCCTTGTTGATGATGACGACGCGGCTGCACGTCATGCCGACCTCGGGGAGGATGTGGGTGGAGAGGATCACGGTGTGGGCCTCGGCGAGGCCCTTGATCAGGGAGCGGACCTCGTGGATCTGCCTGGGGTCGAGCCCGATGGTGGGTTCGTCCAGGATCAGGACTTCGGGGTTGCCGACGAGGGCCTGCGCCAGCCCCACCCGCTGCTTGTACCCTTTGGAGAGCCGGCCGATGATGCGCTGGCGGACGTCGCCCAGGTTGCATTTTTCGACCGCGTCCCCCACCCGGGCCTTCCGCGCGCCGGAGCGGACGCCCTTGATCCTGGCCGCGAAATTGAGGTAGGAGTCCACCGTCATTTCCGGGTAAAGTGGCGGGTTTTCAGGGAGATACCCGATGCGGCGGCGGACTTCGAGACTCTGGTCGAAGACGTCGTACCCGGCAATCCGGGCGGTCCCTTCCGTTGCCGGCATGTAGCAGGTGAGGATCCGCATGGTGGTGGTCTTTCCCGCCCCGTTGGGGCCGAGGAAGCCCAGGATCTCCCCCTTTTTCACGCTGAAGGAGATGTCGTCCACCGCTTTGCGTCCGCCATAGACTTTGCTCACATGTTCGACTTCTATCACGCTCATTCCTCCCGGGGGTAACGGCTGCGCCCGATGCGGGCTGCCGGGGCAAACCTCCGCGCAAAGGCAGAATTGCCAAGGTTTTAAATCATAATCAAAAGCCCGCGCGGAGTCAATCGGCCACTCCGGGGGAGGCCCCTCCGGGGCTAATTCTCTGCAAAATCAGGAGAAAATCGCCGGGGGTCCCAGAATTAGGTTGC
It encodes:
- a CDS encoding ATP-binding cassette domain-containing protein; this translates as MIEVEHVSKVYGGRKAVDDISFSVKKGEILGFLGPNGAGKTTTMRILTCYMPATEGTARIAGYDVFDQSLEVRRRIGYLPENPPLYPEMTVDSYLNFAARIKGVRSGARKARVGDAVEKCNLGDVRQRIIGRLSKGYKQRVGLAQALVGNPEVLILDEPTIGLDPRQIHEVRSLIKGLAEAHTVILSTHILPEVGMTCSRVVIINKGKVVAQDTPEGLAHQMKGAERISLTVEGPADAVREKILAVDGVLAVQAEVRDQVSTCSVECRLGSDLRRVLARQIVDAGWGLLELRAVSLSLEDVFINLTTQE